From a single Geotoga petraea genomic region:
- the mrdA gene encoding penicillin-binding protein 2 translates to MRDNRVLFLFIFMISAFSILIGRAFYLQVINWQDYRLNVLDMSTRVYKIPGRRGDIYDKNGNLLAWNEKRYKLNLTSENLDSNEEEKLKGILKYSNVDINNLLDDLNFNKEADLKISSTTAKKVDSMDNIVVYENYIRKYSHDSLYHILGYVDNEGVPRTGIEREFNELLKGKEGYKIVTISPSGYIESTIEQVPSIKGNDIYLTLDIELQKKIYDYMEEHNHVGSVIISEPSNGSILAMVSYPAPNPNDFSRGLSNIEFRRILNDAKSPLLNRSISASFAPGSVLKPFIAYSALEYGISPEATINTTGRYNLYNSSGNRIATFDDWNLIGHGVVDLVKSLRVSANSYYYSLGEKIGIDFLYQQAEKYSLTEKTGVDLPGEITGVFPSEEWKRERFGEPWYPGETVQAFIGQSYIQMTPIQILRYYNILAEHGQYYNFHVYDKTKNSFDEVINEYDKKLSTSYELDEEYLSYILQGLNEVTSYPGDSQNGGTAYEYFKDADYKIAGKTGTAQVSGGKRSHAWFAGFTQEPEKNYSIVVFVENGGFGSSVAVPIAREFLDMVMVESR, encoded by the coding sequence ATGAGAGATAATAGAGTTTTATTTTTATTTATTTTTATGATTTCAGCTTTTAGTATTTTAATAGGAAGGGCTTTTTATTTACAAGTAATAAACTGGCAAGACTATAGACTAAATGTTCTTGATATGAGTACAAGAGTTTATAAAATCCCCGGAAGAAGGGGAGATATTTACGATAAAAACGGTAACTTGTTGGCATGGAATGAAAAGAGATACAAGCTCAATTTAACGAGTGAAAATCTTGATTCAAATGAAGAAGAGAAATTAAAAGGAATTTTAAAATATTCAAATGTCGACATTAATAATTTGTTAGATGATTTGAATTTTAACAAAGAAGCTGACTTAAAAATTTCCAGTACAACTGCAAAAAAGGTCGACTCAATGGACAATATTGTTGTTTATGAAAATTATATAAGAAAATATTCTCATGATTCGCTTTATCATATATTGGGTTATGTTGATAATGAAGGAGTACCCAGAACGGGTATTGAAAGAGAATTTAACGAGTTATTAAAAGGAAAAGAAGGTTATAAAATAGTAACCATTTCTCCATCAGGTTATATAGAAAGTACCATAGAACAAGTCCCTTCTATAAAAGGAAATGATATATATTTAACTTTGGATATAGAGCTTCAGAAAAAAATATATGATTATATGGAAGAACATAACCACGTTGGTTCAGTTATAATTTCAGAACCATCAAATGGTTCTATATTGGCCATGGTTTCTTACCCCGCACCAAATCCCAATGATTTTTCAAGAGGACTTTCTAATATAGAGTTTAGAAGGATATTGAATGATGCAAAATCTCCTCTTTTAAACAGAAGCATATCTGCTTCATTTGCTCCAGGATCTGTTCTAAAACCATTTATAGCTTATTCTGCTTTGGAATATGGGATTTCACCAGAAGCTACGATTAATACAACTGGGAGATACAATCTTTATAACTCTTCAGGAAATAGGATAGCAACCTTTGATGATTGGAACTTAATTGGTCATGGAGTCGTTGATCTTGTAAAATCACTGAGAGTTTCTGCAAACTCATATTACTATTCTCTTGGAGAAAAGATTGGTATAGATTTTCTTTATCAACAAGCAGAAAAATATTCTTTAACAGAAAAAACAGGGGTTGACCTACCCGGCGAAATCACAGGAGTTTTTCCAAGCGAAGAATGGAAGAGAGAAAGATTTGGTGAACCCTGGTATCCTGGTGAAACTGTACAGGCTTTTATAGGACAAAGCTATATTCAAATGACACCTATTCAAATACTTAGATATTATAATATTTTGGCTGAACATGGGCAATATTACAATTTTCATGTTTATGACAAAACAAAAAATTCTTTTGATGAAGTAATAAATGAATATGATAAAAAGTTAAGCACCAGCTATGAACTTGACGAAGAATACTTATCGTATATTTTACAAGGCTTGAATGAAGTAACTTCCTATCCAGGTGATTCCCAGAATGGAGGTACTGCATACGAATATTTTAAGGATGCTGATTATAAAATAGCTGGTAAAACAGGTACTGCACAGGTTTCAGGGGGTAAAAGGTCTCATGCTTGGTTTGCTGGATTTACGCAAGAACCAGAAAAAAATTATTCTATAGTTGTTTTTGTTGAAAATGGAGGATTTGGTTCATCAGTAGCTGTACCAATTGCAAGGGAATTTTTAGATATGGTTATGGTTGAAAGTAGATGA
- a CDS encoding radical SAM protein has protein sequence MKAAIIDGYLDEPAALGVPPYISPQVRYAAGALMYNDIEVKYFTIDQIRKDDLWQSLDHYEYIIIIAGTTVPGHYLSGKPINIDEINKIFKLNSSPLRVLGGPITKGYTLTGGKSASILKDLLKDNFDYIVEGAVENFLLKYPINDEWDIKERESYDVINKIAPLGAHIVRQHPRFPDVIAEIELSRGCDRKEGFCSFCTEPVIYGLYKERELKDVIEELNSLSKNDVKNIRFGRSSNFLAYGISFNDDKINTQIFEDLYKEIHDKFDLIHTDNANPNFIIDNYSESQKIIETISKYNTSGDILSFGIESFDENVLKKNKISGSKESFIKAIELVNEIGGKRDENGIPKLLPGINLLFGLIGESKRTYEVNKRVLEEIYDDDLMLRRINVRQVMVFPKTYLSLTDEKHKVNKKEFKKFKEFMKYYDHKMLEKVFPLGTKMKNLIVEKNENYMSYSRQLGTYSVICGYPKEQELYTKYDGVVVDHGSRSLTILKHPINLNNLDRKELSMIKGISKKTADKIIFNRSFDFLTSEQKENLKKIQG, from the coding sequence TTGAAAGCTGCAATTATAGATGGATATTTAGATGAACCTGCTGCTTTAGGTGTTCCACCATATATCTCTCCTCAAGTTAGATACGCTGCAGGAGCATTAATGTATAATGATATAGAAGTTAAATATTTTACAATAGATCAAATTAGAAAAGATGATTTATGGCAATCACTTGATCATTATGAATATATAATAATTATAGCGGGCACAACAGTTCCTGGCCACTATCTAAGTGGAAAGCCAATAAACATTGATGAAATAAATAAAATATTCAAATTAAATAGCTCTCCACTTAGGGTTTTAGGAGGGCCTATAACAAAAGGTTACACATTGACTGGAGGTAAAAGCGCCTCTATATTAAAGGATCTTTTAAAGGACAATTTTGACTATATAGTTGAAGGAGCCGTTGAAAATTTTTTATTAAAATATCCAATTAATGATGAATGGGATATAAAAGAGAGAGAAAGTTATGATGTAATAAATAAAATAGCTCCGTTAGGAGCTCATATCGTTCGTCAACATCCAAGGTTCCCAGATGTTATAGCAGAAATTGAGCTTTCAAGAGGGTGCGACAGAAAAGAGGGTTTTTGTAGTTTTTGCACAGAACCAGTTATTTATGGATTGTATAAAGAAAGAGAATTAAAAGATGTAATAGAAGAATTAAATAGTTTATCAAAAAATGATGTTAAAAATATTAGGTTTGGTAGAAGCTCAAATTTTCTTGCCTATGGAATTAGTTTTAACGACGATAAAATAAATACTCAAATTTTTGAAGATTTATATAAAGAGATTCATGATAAATTTGATTTAATTCACACAGATAATGCTAATCCAAATTTTATAATAGATAATTATTCAGAATCTCAAAAAATCATAGAAACTATTTCAAAATATAATACGTCTGGAGATATTTTATCTTTTGGAATTGAGAGTTTTGATGAAAATGTTTTGAAAAAAAACAAAATTTCTGGAAGCAAAGAGAGTTTTATCAAGGCTATTGAATTGGTAAACGAAATAGGGGGTAAAAGAGATGAGAATGGGATACCAAAGCTTTTACCTGGTATAAACCTTTTATTTGGACTTATTGGAGAAAGCAAAAGAACGTATGAAGTTAATAAAAGGGTGTTGGAAGAAATATATGATGATGATCTCATGTTGAGAAGGATAAATGTAAGACAGGTAATGGTTTTTCCTAAAACTTATCTATCTCTTACTGATGAAAAGCACAAAGTCAACAAAAAAGAGTTTAAAAAATTCAAAGAGTTTATGAAATATTACGATCATAAAATGCTTGAAAAAGTATTTCCTCTTGGGACTAAAATGAAAAATCTTATAGTAGAAAAAAATGAAAATTATATGTCTTATTCAAGACAATTGGGTACTTATTCTGTAATTTGTGGCTATCCAAAAGAACAAGAATTATACACAAAATACGATGGTGTTGTGGTTGACCACGGTTCAAGATCTTTAACGATTTTAAAACACCCTATAAATCTTAACAATTTAGATCGAAAAGAACTTTCAATGATTAAGGGTATTTCAAAAAAAACTGCAGATAAGATTATATTCAATAGAAGTTTTGATTTTTTAACTTCTGAACAAAAAGAAAACCTAAAAAAAATTCAGGGATAA
- the speE gene encoding polyamine aminopropyltransferase, whose product MKLKPGEHIWFNEYNPGNTSGVFYKINKFLHSEQTKYQRIDVFETPEFGRVFTLDGLTMTREVDEFIYHEMITHIPMFISKNPKKVLIIGGGDGGTAREVLKHDSVEEVIMCEIDERVMEVAREYLPTTSKEFDNPKLKLIAEDGAKFIKQYKKYFDVIIIDSTDPTEGEGGILFTEEFYQSCYDALNDEGVFSAETEDPFIHKDWMKLSYNRISNVFKNTKLYMGFVPQYPPGTWSWTFASKGLDPIKDFDPLKVKNFNKELKYYNAEIHVGCFSLPTFVKDIINK is encoded by the coding sequence ATGAAGTTAAAACCAGGAGAACATATTTGGTTTAATGAATACAATCCTGGAAACACTTCTGGTGTATTCTATAAAATAAATAAATTTTTACATTCAGAACAAACCAAGTATCAAAGAATAGATGTTTTTGAAACTCCTGAATTCGGTAGGGTATTTACTTTGGATGGTCTTACCATGACAAGAGAAGTGGATGAGTTTATATACCATGAAATGATAACCCACATTCCAATGTTTATTTCAAAAAATCCAAAAAAAGTCTTAATCATAGGTGGTGGAGATGGAGGTACAGCTAGGGAAGTTTTAAAACATGACTCTGTAGAAGAAGTTATAATGTGTGAAATAGATGAAAGAGTCATGGAAGTAGCAAGAGAGTATCTACCTACAACTTCGAAAGAATTTGATAACCCTAAATTAAAATTAATAGCTGAGGATGGAGCCAAGTTTATAAAACAATATAAAAAGTACTTTGATGTCATAATAATAGATTCTACTGATCCAACCGAAGGTGAGGGTGGAATACTATTCACAGAAGAATTTTATCAATCATGTTATGATGCATTGAATGATGAAGGAGTTTTTTCTGCAGAAACAGAAGATCCTTTCATTCACAAAGATTGGATGAAACTTTCTTATAATAGAATTAGTAATGTTTTTAAAAACACTAAATTATATATGGGGTTTGTCCCGCAATATCCCCCCGGAACATGGTCTTGGACTTTCGCTTCAAAAGGTTTAGATCCTATTAAAGATTTCGACCCTTTAAAAGTAAAAAATTTTAATAAAGAACTAAAATATTACAATGCAGAAATCCATGTTGGATGTTTTTCATTACCTACCTTTGTAAAAGATATCATAAATAAATAA
- the speD gene encoding adenosylmethionine decarboxylase, whose translation MNKSLGRHLIAEFYNCDKEILDIVEDVEYHMKKAAITTGATIVTSTFHRFLPHGVSGAVIVSESHLAIHTWPEYGYASIDLFTCGDEVDPWLAFDYLKNAFKSIRTEVKEHKRGIYKDIGIPENSSHKTEVVK comes from the coding sequence ATGAATAAATCATTAGGAAGACATTTAATAGCAGAATTTTATAATTGTGATAAAGAAATTTTAGACATTGTAGAAGATGTTGAATACCACATGAAAAAAGCCGCCATCACTACAGGAGCAACAATAGTAACTTCCACTTTTCATAGATTTTTACCTCATGGGGTTAGTGGTGCTGTTATCGTTTCAGAATCTCATTTAGCCATTCATACATGGCCTGAATACGGCTATGCATCAATAGATTTATTTACATGTGGTGATGAAGTGGATCCCTGGTTGGCATTTGATTACCTTAAAAATGCTTTTAAATCAATTAGAACTGAGGTTAAAGAGCACAAAAGAGGCATATATAAAGATATAGGCATTCCAGAAAATTCTTCACATAAAACAGAGGTGGTAAAATGA
- a CDS encoding rod shape-determining protein → MRTYLGIDLGTANTLVYLKGKGIIINEPSVIAIDQNNGKILHVGIEAKKMIGKTPSNIIAIRPLKDGVIADYDVALVMMKHFITSSIGKLNFLKPTVVVGIPTDATEVERSALKEAALDAGAHRAFLIEEAMGTAIGAGLDVEEASGNMIVDIGGGTTEIAVISLGNIVLSKSIRIAGDEIDESIMEYIKDKHNILIGEKTAERIKMEIGNVFASKDYDELKMDIIGLDVLTGLPKNIELNGEDIREAIEKPVMKIVENIKIAVEATPPELLSDIVNKGICLAGGGAMLKGMKELIEKETLIRVVIAEEPLTCVARGAGMVIDKIDILENLEKNR, encoded by the coding sequence ATGAGAACTTATTTGGGTATTGATTTGGGGACAGCTAATACATTAGTTTATTTAAAAGGAAAAGGTATTATTATAAATGAGCCTTCTGTTATTGCTATAGATCAAAATAACGGAAAAATATTACACGTAGGAATAGAAGCGAAAAAGATGATAGGGAAAACACCAAGCAATATTATAGCTATTAGGCCTCTAAAAGATGGGGTAATTGCAGATTATGATGTTGCCCTTGTTATGATGAAGCATTTTATAACCTCTTCAATTGGAAAATTAAACTTTCTCAAGCCGACTGTTGTTGTGGGAATTCCCACCGATGCAACAGAAGTAGAAAGAAGTGCATTAAAAGAAGCTGCTTTAGATGCAGGAGCACATAGGGCGTTTTTAATCGAAGAGGCTATGGGTACTGCTATTGGAGCTGGTCTTGATGTTGAAGAAGCTTCAGGGAATATGATCGTTGATATTGGTGGAGGTACAACAGAAATAGCTGTAATTTCTCTTGGAAATATAGTTTTATCAAAATCTATAAGGATAGCTGGTGATGAAATAGATGAAAGTATTATGGAATATATTAAAGACAAACACAATATTTTAATTGGAGAAAAAACAGCCGAAAGAATAAAAATGGAAATTGGTAATGTTTTTGCATCAAAAGATTATGATGAGCTTAAAATGGATATAATAGGATTGGATGTTTTAACGGGCTTACCAAAAAACATAGAATTAAACGGTGAAGATATTAGAGAAGCTATCGAAAAGCCCGTTATGAAAATTGTTGAAAACATTAAAATTGCAGTAGAAGCAACTCCACCTGAACTTTTATCGGATATAGTTAACAAAGGAATCTGCTTAGCTGGTGGGGGCGCTATGCTCAAAGGAATGAAAGAGTTAATAGAGAAAGAAACTCTTATAAGAGTGGTAATAGCAGAAGAGCCTCTTACATGTGTTGCAAGAGGAGCGGGCATGGTTATCGATAAGATAGATATCCTTGAAAATTTAGAAAAAAATAGATAA
- a CDS encoding YbaB/EbfC family nucleoid-associated protein: MAKKIKSMGGRSFKKSAPKKSGNMNKLLQQAQQAQQSMEKEMEEMEAGLVNKEIEATSGGGVVKVIVTGDLRVKDIQISDELEDEGMDIIKDMIIAATNEALEKAKNYKDEESEKISEKYLGGFEGMGLGL, encoded by the coding sequence ATGGCAAAAAAAATAAAGAGTATGGGTGGAAGATCTTTTAAAAAGAGTGCACCCAAGAAATCAGGTAATATGAACAAACTATTGCAACAGGCACAACAAGCACAACAATCTATGGAAAAAGAAATGGAAGAAATGGAAGCTGGACTTGTAAATAAAGAAATAGAAGCTACTTCCGGAGGTGGAGTAGTGAAAGTTATTGTAACAGGTGACTTGAGAGTAAAAGATATTCAAATTTCTGATGAGTTAGAAGATGAAGGTATGGATATTATTAAAGATATGATTATAGCAGCAACAAACGAAGCTCTTGAAAAAGCTAAAAATTACAAAGATGAAGAGAGTGAGAAAATCTCAGAGAAATATTTAGGTGGATTTGAAGGAATGGGGTTAGGATTATAA
- the gap gene encoding type I glyceraldehyde-3-phosphate dehydrogenase gives MVKVAINGFGRIGRLAFRLMFDNPEFDIVAINDLSDSKALAHLLKYDTPHGRFKGTVEVKEGAFSVNGKDIKVIAEKDPTKLPWKELGVDVVLECTGVFRTKEKAAMHLDAGAKKVVISAPGKGDIPSIVYNVNHKILSGNEDIIDGASCTTNCLAPVAKVLNDNFGIVKGFMTTIHAFTADQNTVDGVHKDFRRARAASQNISPTTTGAAVAVGKVLPELNGKLDGIAMRVPVVTGSVVDLVVELEKEVTAEDINKAMKEASEGELKDTLGYTEDPIVSSDVIGSSNGSLFDSLMTNVMTVDGKQLVKVVSWYDNEMSYTTQLVRLVKHLASLIK, from the coding sequence ATGGTAAAAGTTGCTATTAACGGATTTGGAAGAATTGGGAGATTGGCTTTTAGACTTATGTTTGATAACCCAGAATTTGATATCGTTGCTATTAATGACTTATCTGATTCAAAAGCATTAGCTCATTTATTGAAATATGATACTCCACATGGAAGATTCAAAGGAACAGTAGAAGTAAAAGAAGGAGCTTTCAGTGTAAACGGCAAAGATATAAAAGTTATTGCTGAGAAAGATCCTACTAAATTACCTTGGAAAGAATTAGGCGTTGACGTTGTTTTAGAATGTACTGGTGTATTCAGAACAAAAGAAAAAGCAGCTATGCATTTAGATGCTGGGGCTAAAAAAGTAGTAATATCTGCTCCTGGTAAAGGAGATATACCAAGTATTGTGTACAACGTAAATCACAAAATTTTATCTGGTAACGAAGATATTATAGATGGAGCTTCTTGTACAACAAACTGTTTAGCTCCAGTTGCAAAAGTTTTAAATGATAATTTTGGAATAGTTAAAGGTTTTATGACAACTATCCATGCTTTTACAGCAGATCAAAATACTGTTGATGGAGTACATAAAGACTTCAGAAGAGCAAGAGCTGCTTCTCAAAATATTTCACCTACAACGACAGGTGCAGCTGTAGCGGTTGGAAAAGTTTTACCTGAATTAAACGGTAAATTAGATGGTATAGCTATGAGAGTCCCAGTAGTTACTGGATCTGTAGTTGATTTAGTTGTTGAACTTGAAAAAGAAGTAACAGCAGAAGATATAAATAAAGCAATGAAAGAAGCTTCAGAAGGTGAGTTAAAAGATACATTAGGCTACACAGAAGATCCAATAGTATCAAGTGATGTAATAGGCAGTTCAAACGGTTCATTATTTGACTCATTAATGACAAATGTTATGACTGTTGATGGAAAACAGTTAGTTAAAGTTGTTTCTTGGTATGATAACGAAATGAGTTATACAACACAATTAGTTAGATTGGTAAAACATTTAGCATCATTAATTAAATAA
- a CDS encoding GNAT family N-acetyltransferase, translating into MYSYRSLKDVSPVEVIRLVNDVFKDYIVPIDWNLKSFEKDVKEYSISLNDSFICYDDGTPIGFSIVSHRGELGRIDSIGVLPKYRGEGIASEIIYRTIETLKWKGIKKIILEVEQNEKRAINFYKKHGFKEKRKLISLNLKTDSKEKYDYKYVEEDNIWLKENAFKAKTNLDRKPNWQRHPQTLEKSEDRYRIEKVVEWGYTIGYVVWGENVDNAYIVDASPIDDKTPFKEFISDVVKRVTEKYDSVSVVAVPEDDLLYKALLDNGFKEFLIQVEMEEKIH; encoded by the coding sequence ATGTATTCTTACAGGTCACTGAAAGATGTTTCCCCGGTAGAAGTAATAAGATTGGTTAACGACGTATTTAAAGATTATATCGTTCCGATAGATTGGAATTTAAAATCCTTTGAAAAAGACGTAAAAGAATATTCCATTTCATTAAACGATTCTTTTATTTGCTATGATGATGGAACTCCAATCGGATTTTCAATTGTGTCTCATAGGGGAGAACTTGGTAGAATTGATTCAATAGGGGTTTTACCAAAATACAGAGGTGAAGGAATTGCTTCTGAAATAATTTACAGGACTATAGAAACTTTAAAGTGGAAAGGTATCAAAAAAATAATTTTAGAGGTAGAACAAAATGAGAAAAGAGCAATAAATTTTTATAAAAAACACGGGTTTAAAGAAAAAAGAAAACTCATATCTTTAAATTTGAAAACTGATTCTAAAGAAAAATATGATTACAAATACGTTGAAGAAGATAATATATGGCTTAAAGAAAATGCCTTTAAAGCAAAAACAAATCTTGATAGAAAACCTAACTGGCAAAGGCATCCTCAAACTTTAGAAAAAAGTGAAGATAGATATAGGATAGAAAAAGTTGTTGAATGGGGGTATACTATTGGATATGTTGTGTGGGGTGAAAATGTTGACAATGCATACATAGTGGATGCCTCTCCAATAGACGATAAAACTCCTTTTAAAGAATTTATCTCAGATGTTGTAAAAAGAGTTACCGAAAAATATGATTCTGTTTCTGTTGTAGCAGTACCAGAAGATGACTTATTATATAAAGCTCTTTTAGATAACGGATTCAAAGAGTTTTTAATTCAAGTAGAAATGGAAGAGAAAATTCATTAA
- a CDS encoding helix-turn-helix domain-containing protein, whose protein sequence is MNIGQKLKSLRILNNMTQEELAIRSDLTRGYISQLERNLSSPTIENLELILRALGTDLVGFFSSLNEQEKVVYKKNERIPIYDSPKGVKEQLLMTATEPKKIEPSILTIKPGASTDIEQSHEGFEFGYIIKGHIELYLDDSKYKANEGECFFFKSNKKHYIKNNQKNNTSEIIWIEIY, encoded by the coding sequence ATGAATATAGGTCAAAAATTAAAAAGTTTAAGAATCCTGAATAATATGACTCAAGAAGAATTGGCTATAAGGTCTGATCTAACAAGAGGCTATATTTCTCAATTGGAGAGAAATTTAAGCTCTCCAACCATAGAAAATCTTGAATTAATCTTAAGAGCTTTAGGAACAGACCTTGTTGGATTTTTTTCAAGCTTAAACGAACAGGAAAAAGTGGTTTACAAAAAAAATGAAAGAATTCCAATTTACGATAGTCCTAAAGGAGTTAAAGAACAACTTTTGATGACAGCAACAGAACCAAAAAAAATAGAGCCCTCAATATTAACTATAAAACCTGGTGCTTCTACCGATATTGAACAATCTCATGAGGGTTTTGAATTTGGTTACATTATAAAAGGTCATATTGAACTGTATTTAGATGATTCAAAATACAAAGCTAATGAAGGGGAATGCTTCTTCTTTAAATCAAATAAAAAACATTATATAAAAAATAATCAAAAAAACAACACATCAGAAATAATCTGGATCGAAATATACTAA
- the tpiA gene encoding triose-phosphate isomerase, which produces MSKMTIKDIDLKDKKVIMRVDFNVPIKDGKITDETRIKAAIPSINYVLEKGAKVILLSHLGRPKGERTPEFSLKPVAERLNEIIDNEVKFVDDTRGEKVDKAVESLKSGEILVLENTRFEKGEKKNDEELSNYWASLADIHVNDAFGTAHRAHASNVGIASVIPSVAGFLMEKEIKFIGGVTENPEKPYAVILGGAKVSDKIGVIKNLMNEANKIFIGGAMMFTFLKALDKKIGSSKFEEDKIDLAKELIKEAKEKNVELILPTDAVVAQKLETGVEKKIVSIDDGIEEGWMGLDIGPKTLELFKNELSNMKTIVWNGPMGVFEIDDFAEGTKQVAQLIADLTDKGTTSIIGGGDSAAAAEKFGLAQKFSHVSTGGGASLEYLEGNELPGIKSIANKKRLGERNFILAGNWKMNKTNTEASAFVNKLVGQIGNENKFEIILGVPYTALDRVADITRSSKIKVAAENMYFEDSGAFTGEISAKMLKDINTEYVILGHSERRNIFKETDEEINKKVKKALSNELKVILCVGELLEEREDGLTLNVVERQIKKGLKGVTKEDMSNVVIAYEPVWAIGTGKVATPKQAQDTHESIRRLISEIYDQDVANSTSILYGGSVKPENIFGLFSKPDIDGGLVGGASLKEDFIELANIMRDIIV; this is translated from the coding sequence ATGAGTAAAATGACGATAAAAGATATTGATTTAAAAGACAAAAAAGTAATTATGAGAGTTGATTTTAACGTACCAATAAAAGATGGAAAAATTACAGATGAAACAAGAATAAAAGCAGCTATTCCGTCGATTAACTATGTTTTAGAAAAAGGTGCTAAAGTAATACTTCTTTCTCATTTAGGCAGACCAAAAGGTGAAAGAACACCAGAATTTTCTTTAAAACCAGTTGCAGAAAGATTAAATGAAATAATAGATAATGAGGTTAAGTTTGTCGATGATACAAGAGGTGAAAAAGTAGATAAAGCTGTAGAATCTTTAAAATCTGGAGAAATTTTAGTTTTAGAAAATACAAGGTTCGAAAAAGGTGAAAAGAAAAACGATGAGGAGTTATCAAATTATTGGGCTTCTTTAGCTGATATTCATGTGAATGATGCTTTCGGTACAGCTCATAGAGCTCATGCTTCCAACGTTGGGATTGCATCTGTTATCCCATCTGTAGCAGGTTTTTTGATGGAAAAAGAGATAAAGTTTATTGGGGGAGTTACAGAAAACCCAGAAAAACCTTACGCTGTTATACTTGGAGGAGCAAAAGTATCAGATAAAATAGGTGTAATAAAAAACCTAATGAACGAAGCTAATAAGATATTCATTGGTGGAGCAATGATGTTTACGTTTTTGAAAGCTCTTGATAAAAAAATAGGTTCTTCAAAATTTGAAGAAGACAAGATAGATTTGGCAAAAGAATTGATAAAAGAAGCGAAAGAAAAGAATGTTGAGCTTATATTACCAACAGATGCAGTAGTAGCTCAAAAATTAGAAACAGGTGTTGAAAAGAAAATAGTTTCTATTGATGATGGAATAGAAGAAGGATGGATGGGGTTAGATATAGGCCCTAAGACTTTAGAGTTATTTAAAAACGAACTATCAAATATGAAAACAATAGTATGGAATGGTCCTATGGGGGTATTCGAAATAGATGATTTTGCTGAGGGGACAAAACAAGTAGCTCAATTGATAGCCGATCTTACAGATAAAGGAACTACCAGTATTATTGGTGGTGGAGATTCAGCTGCGGCTGCTGAAAAATTTGGATTAGCTCAAAAATTCTCACATGTTTCCACTGGAGGTGGGGCTTCATTAGAATACCTTGAAGGAAATGAATTGCCTGGGATAAAATCAATCGCAAATAAAAAAAGATTGGGAGAAAGAAATTTTATCCTTGCAGGTAACTGGAAGATGAACAAAACAAACACAGAAGCTTCCGCATTTGTAAACAAATTAGTTGGTCAAATTGGAAATGAGAATAAATTCGAAATAATATTGGGAGTCCCTTATACAGCGTTAGATAGAGTTGCTGATATAACAAGAAGTTCAAAAATAAAAGTAGCAGCTGAAAATATGTATTTTGAAGATAGCGGAGCATTTACAGGTGAAATATCAGCAAAAATGCTTAAAGATATAAATACAGAATACGTTATATTAGGTCATTCAGAAAGAAGGAATATTTTTAAAGAAACAGATGAAGAAATAAACAAAAAAGTTAAAAAAGCTTTATCAAATGAATTAAAAGTTATATTATGTGTTGGGGAACTTCTTGAAGAAAGAGAAGATGGCTTAACACTTAATGTAGTTGAAAGACAGATAAAAAAAGGATTAAAAGGTGTAACTAAAGAAGACATGTCAAATGTTGTAATTGCATACGAACCTGTTTGGGCAATAGGCACCGGGAAAGTTGCAACTCCTAAACAAGCTCAAGATACACATGAATCCATAAGAAGGTTAATATCAGAAATTTATGACCAAGATGTTGCAAATTCGACGTCAATATTATACGGAGGTTCAGTAAAACCTGAAAACATATTTGGACTATTTAGCAAGCCTGATATTGATGGGGGATTAGTTGGAGGAGCCTCATTAAAAGAAGATTTTATAGAATTAGCAAATATTATGAGAGATATAATCGTGTAA